One genomic window of Solanum dulcamara chromosome 10, daSolDulc1.2, whole genome shotgun sequence includes the following:
- the LOC129870971 gene encoding protein PELPK1-like, translating to MAYKCIPSFFLLFITLFITSSYVIQAEARHLLELTIPELPKPELPHLPEIPTLPKLEFPEIPKPELPTLPKPELPEMPKTELPTLPKPELPTLPKLEIPAIPKPEVPTLAKPEIPQMPKKP from the coding sequence ATGGCTTATAAGTGtatcccatctttctttttattattcatCACTTTGTTTATAACAAGTAGTTATGTAATTCAAGCAGAAGCACGCCATCTTCTTGAATTAACTATCCCTGAGCTTCCTAAGCCCGAATTGCCACATTTACCTGAAATCCCAACTTTGCCTAAACTTGAATTCCCTGAAATTCCAAAACCTGAGCTGCCAACTCTACCAAAGCCTGAATTGCCAGAAATGCCAAAGACCGAACTTCCAACATTGCCAAAGCCTGAACTTCCAACGTTGCCAAAATTAGAGATTCCTGCCATTCCTAAGCCTGAAGTGCCAACTTTGGCAAAACCAGAAATCCCTCAAATGCCTAAAAAACCTTGA
- the LOC129870968 gene encoding protein PELPK1-like, whose translation MAYYHNPTFFLLLLITLSLASNYAIQAEARHILEITLPELPKPELPHLPEIPTLPKPEFPEIPKPELPTLPKPEFPEIPEPKFPPIPKPTELPTMPKLDIPVIPKPEVPTLAKPEIPQVPKKP comes from the coding sequence ATGGCTTATTACCATAATCCAacttttttcttgttattaCTCATCACTTTGTCGTTAGCAAGCAActatgcaattcaagcagaagCACGCCATATTCTTGAAATAACTTTGCCTGAGCTTCCTAAGCCTGAATTGCCACATTTACCGGAAATCCCAACTTTGCCTAAGCCTGAATTCCCTGAAATTCCAAAACCTGAGCTGCCAACTCTGCCAAAGCCCGAATTTCCTGAAATTCCAGAGCCAAAGTTTCCACCAATCCCAAAGCCAACTGAACTTCCAACGATGCCAAAACTCGATATTCCTGTCATTCCCAAGCCTGAAGTGCCAACTTTGGCAAAACCAGAAATACCTCAAGTGCCTAAAAAACCTTGA
- the LOC129870967 gene encoding kirola-like yields the protein MGVKGKLIASMEVKCGGHSIHDIFHTNSHHLPNITPSRINHFEIHEGEIGKINSVASWKYIEDGKEMFAKTMLEAIDPQKKSITWKVIGGNLLELYNFFTVISSCEHQWTTFTLVYEKKTEDTPEPLALLGHLIGVTKDVEGHLLKK from the exons atgggtgtgaaagggaagttgattgcTTCAATGGAGGTGAAGTGTGGAGGACACTCGATTCATGATATTTTTCACACCAATTCTCATCATCTACCCAACATAACCCCTAGTAGGATCAATCATTTTGAGATTCATGAAGGTGAAATTGGAAAGATTAATTCGGTTGCTAGTTGGAAATATATTGAAG ATGGAAAAGAAATGTTTGCTAAGACTATGCTTGAAGCCATTGATCCTCAAAAGAAATCAATCACTTGGAAAGTGATTGGAGGAAATCTTTTAGAGTTGTATAATTTCTTCACTGTTATTTCATCTTGTGAGCATCAATGGACTACATTTACACTTGTGTACGAGAAGAAAACTGAAGATACCCCAGAACCCCTCGCTCTCTTGGGTCATTTAATTGGTGTGACCAAAGACGTAGAGGGTCACCTTCTcaagaaatag